From the Gramella sp. Hel_I_59 genome, one window contains:
- a CDS encoding phage holin family protein yields MLQWIIHIVLDAVVLLIAAKFLSKVHLNGFKSALIVALIIGVLSFLLSWLLTAVLNIATLGIFYFLGLGFITRVVAYAIVIEIADKLTSDFKTEGFLPSLWLAILIAIVGAIVDALLF; encoded by the coding sequence ATGTTACAATGGATCATCCATATCGTACTGGATGCAGTAGTCCTGCTAATCGCTGCGAAATTTCTAAGTAAGGTTCATCTTAATGGCTTTAAATCTGCACTAATAGTTGCATTGATCATTGGAGTACTAAGCTTTCTATTGAGCTGGTTACTTACCGCCGTATTAAATATTGCTACTCTTGGAATTTTCTACTTCCTTGGACTGGGCTTTATCACCCGAGTGGTAGCCTATGCGATCGTCATAGAAATAGCAGACAAATTAACTTCAGATTTTAAAACTGAAGGTTTTCTACCAAGCTTATGGTTAGCGATCCTTATCGCAATTGTAGGAGCTATTGTAGACGCCCTGTTATTCTAA
- a CDS encoding PepSY-associated TM helix domain-containing protein — MKKKQKRDTLRKWAGRIHLWLGLLTGIIVFIVAITGCIYVFHDEIKDAIYDYRFVEQQDSGYLAPSEIKEIVQSKYPGTTDDFVLYAGQDRPVAVYGVYEETPYYFYLDPYTGEWLYSQDFTKDFFEIVKALHMYLLLPEEIGRQVVGISTLIFILMMITGVILWWPKKLKNLKKSLKIKWNARWRRVNYDLHNISGFYLHILAIVVAITGLYFSYDWVKDGLYFAGNLGEDVESDHHIEKIVQKPRISEEPIDIAFVETLEKAPGHEMYFVWTEGDHHPVVTGAYTESLDYDHQSNYYFHPQTAELLQEQPYESKSTGLKLQEMSYGIHTGQYFGMTGKIIAFILSIFVASLPVTGFIVWWGRKNRVKHLTR; from the coding sequence ATGAAGAAAAAACAGAAACGGGATACACTTAGAAAATGGGCTGGCAGAATTCATCTGTGGTTAGGTCTATTGACAGGTATTATTGTATTTATAGTTGCAATTACCGGATGTATTTATGTATTCCATGACGAAATTAAAGACGCGATCTACGACTACCGATTTGTAGAACAGCAGGATAGCGGATATTTGGCGCCTTCAGAAATTAAGGAGATCGTACAGTCGAAATATCCAGGAACGACAGATGATTTTGTGCTCTATGCCGGGCAGGACAGACCGGTCGCAGTGTATGGAGTATATGAAGAAACTCCCTATTACTTTTATCTGGATCCATACACAGGTGAATGGTTATATTCTCAGGATTTTACAAAGGATTTTTTCGAGATCGTGAAGGCATTGCACATGTATCTATTGTTACCTGAGGAAATTGGCAGGCAGGTAGTAGGTATATCAACTTTGATATTTATCCTAATGATGATCACGGGAGTTATACTTTGGTGGCCAAAGAAGCTGAAGAACTTAAAGAAGAGTCTGAAAATAAAATGGAATGCTCGTTGGAGAAGAGTGAATTATGACCTGCACAATATCAGCGGATTCTATCTTCATATTCTTGCCATTGTAGTAGCCATCACCGGTTTATATTTTTCGTATGATTGGGTGAAAGATGGTCTTTATTTTGCGGGTAATCTTGGGGAAGATGTAGAAAGTGATCATCATATTGAGAAAATTGTGCAGAAACCACGAATTTCAGAGGAGCCTATAGATATAGCTTTTGTTGAAACACTGGAAAAAGCGCCCGGCCATGAAATGTATTTTGTGTGGACAGAAGGTGATCATCATCCCGTAGTAACAGGAGCATATACAGAGTCTTTGGACTATGATCACCAATCCAACTACTATTTTCATCCACAAACAGCTGAGTTACTTCAGGAACAGCCCTATGAATCAAAAAGTACTGGTTTAAAACTACAGGAAATGAGTTACGGTATTCATACAGGTCAGTATTTCGGGATGACCGGGAAGATCATCGCTTTTATTCTGAGCATTTTTGTCGCAAGCTTACCTGTAACAGGATTTATAGTGTGGTGGGGAAGAAAAAACCGGGTGAAACATCTCACCCGGTGA